A stretch of Planctomycetia bacterium DNA encodes these proteins:
- a CDS encoding cation-translocating P-type ATPase has translation MDQTSFIVHGMDCAEEVAAIRAELAGQPGVVELAFDVLRGKLTVTRDPSLISDAGIIQAVQRAALTAEPWQELPLDAALVSPAWRSPRAVALLLSGSLIGLAWLGQLASNGWRSLLVADGEAPLPVRLFYIAATIAGTWFVLPKAWRALVRLRPDMNLLMVVAVCGAVLLGEEHEAAMVAFLFALSLTLESWSVGRARSAIAALMSAAPTRARVVDESGREELRDPAEVAVGSTIVVPPGEKIPLDGRILRGATSIDQAPITGEATPVQRGTGDSVFAGAINLDGAIHISTTKPAADTTLARIVTLVGDAQSKRGPSEQWVERFARIYTPVVMATAATVALLPPLVLGGGWSAWIYRGLVLLVIACPCALVISTPVSIVAALTSAARRGILIKGGPPLEAAARIRAIAFDKTGTLTAGRPVLHEVVPFSGHTAEELIEIAASIERHATHLLGRAIVAAAVERGIDATSAADYRILPGKGATARLRGRAVWVGSPRLMMERGEDTPELRRALAELQARGDSVVIVGEDHHVCGLLALQDQLRAEATDVIRQLHGAGIAPIVMLTGDHQAAADAIGRLVAVDEIRAGLLPEDKVQAVEQLVAQHGAVAMIGDGVNDAPALARATLGIAMGVAGADAALETADVALMSDDLAAIPWLISHSRRTLNIIRQNIFAALGVKVAFVVLNLFGGASLWTAIAADTGMSLLVVLNGLRLLNTKQDNDLL, from the coding sequence ATGGACCAAACCAGTTTTATTGTCCACGGTATGGACTGTGCCGAAGAGGTCGCCGCGATTCGCGCGGAACTGGCTGGCCAGCCGGGCGTGGTCGAGCTGGCGTTCGACGTCCTGCGCGGCAAGCTCACGGTGACTCGCGATCCGTCGCTGATTTCCGATGCCGGCATCATTCAGGCCGTACAACGGGCCGCCTTAACCGCCGAACCTTGGCAAGAACTTCCGCTCGACGCCGCTCTCGTCTCACCGGCTTGGCGAAGCCCGCGCGCGGTGGCGCTGCTTCTGTCCGGCTCGCTGATCGGCCTGGCATGGCTCGGGCAACTTGCCAGTAACGGTTGGAGGAGTTTGCTCGTCGCGGATGGCGAGGCGCCGCTGCCAGTGCGCCTGTTCTATATCGCGGCAACGATCGCGGGCACGTGGTTTGTGCTGCCGAAGGCCTGGCGCGCCCTCGTCCGACTGCGGCCCGACATGAATCTCCTGATGGTCGTCGCCGTTTGCGGCGCCGTCTTACTGGGGGAAGAGCACGAAGCCGCGATGGTGGCGTTCCTGTTCGCGCTCTCGCTCACGCTGGAATCGTGGAGCGTGGGCCGCGCGCGCAGCGCGATCGCCGCCCTCATGTCCGCCGCTCCCACGCGCGCACGCGTCGTTGACGAAAGCGGACGCGAAGAACTACGAGACCCCGCCGAAGTCGCTGTGGGCAGTACGATCGTCGTGCCGCCCGGCGAAAAAATCCCGCTCGACGGGCGAATCCTTCGTGGCGCCACTTCGATCGATCAAGCGCCGATCACCGGCGAAGCGACGCCGGTGCAACGCGGAACCGGCGACTCAGTTTTCGCGGGCGCCATCAACCTCGATGGCGCGATTCATATTTCGACCACCAAGCCCGCCGCCGACACGACGCTGGCGCGAATCGTCACACTCGTCGGCGACGCTCAAAGTAAACGCGGCCCCAGCGAGCAATGGGTGGAACGCTTTGCGCGGATCTACACGCCCGTCGTCATGGCGACCGCAGCGACCGTAGCGTTGTTGCCGCCACTAGTGCTTGGCGGCGGCTGGTCCGCGTGGATTTATCGCGGGCTCGTGTTGCTGGTGATCGCCTGCCCCTGTGCGCTGGTGATCTCCACGCCGGTCAGCATCGTGGCGGCGCTCACCTCGGCGGCGCGGCGCGGCATCTTGATTAAGGGTGGACCGCCGTTAGAGGCCGCCGCGCGCATCCGCGCCATCGCCTTCGACAAAACGGGCACGCTCACCGCCGGCCGGCCCGTGTTGCACGAGGTCGTTCCCTTTTCTGGACACACCGCCGAGGAGTTGATCGAGATTGCCGCCTCGATCGAGCGGCACGCCACGCATCTCTTGGGGCGAGCGATCGTCGCCGCGGCCGTCGAGCGAGGCATCGATGCAACGTCAGCTGCAGACTACCGCATTCTGCCTGGCAAGGGCGCCACAGCCCGACTGCGCGGACGCGCCGTTTGGGTCGGTTCGCCGCGATTGATGATGGAACGCGGCGAAGACACGCCGGAGCTTCGCCGAGCACTCGCCGAATTGCAGGCGCGCGGCGACAGCGTGGTCATCGTCGGCGAAGATCATCACGTTTGCGGACTGCTGGCCTTGCAGGATCAACTTCGCGCCGAGGCGACCGATGTAATCAGGCAACTGCATGGCGCTGGGATCGCACCGATCGTGATGCTCACCGGAGATCATCAGGCGGCGGCCGATGCCATCGGCCGGCTGGTCGCCGTCGACGAAATCCGCGCCGGCCTGCTGCCGGAAGACAAGGTGCAAGCCGTTGAGCAGCTCGTCGCTCAACACGGCGCGGTGGCCATGATCGGCGACGGCGTCAACGACGCCCCGGCGCTGGCCCGTGCAACGCTCGGCATCGCCATGGGCGTAGCTGGCGCCGACGCCGCCCTGGAAACTGCCGACGTCGCTCTGATGAGCGACGATCTCGCGGCGATTCCATGGCTGATCTCGCATTCCCGTCGCACACTCAACATCATCCGGCAAAACATCTTCGCGGCACTCGGCGTGAAAGTCGCCTTCGTGGTCCTCAATCTATTCGGCGGAGCCTCGCTCTGGACCGCCATCGCCGCCGACACCGGCATGAGCCTCCTCGTCGTACTCAACGGCTTGCGCTTACTCAACACGAAGCAAGACAACGATCTCCTGTAG
- a CDS encoding GNAT family N-acetyltransferase, with product MSLTYFKRYRMEIDLTAGPIARPRLPVGFRLVPWRTSLLETHAEAKYLSFRQELDANVFPCLGDFDGCLRLMREIAAREGFLPEATWLVAHDRPLTVAEYCGTIQGVRDRNDVGAIQNLGVTPEYRDHGFGSALMLRALAGFQAAGLKRAYLEVTAQNEGAIRLYRRLGFFKARTVYKAVEVAYS from the coding sequence ATGTCGCTTACGTATTTCAAACGCTACCGGATGGAAATCGACCTGACGGCGGGGCCCATTGCACGGCCGCGCTTGCCGGTTGGATTTCGTTTGGTTCCCTGGCGCACGAGCCTGCTGGAAACCCACGCCGAGGCGAAATATCTTAGCTTTCGGCAGGAATTGGATGCCAACGTCTTCCCTTGTTTGGGCGATTTCGACGGCTGCTTGCGATTGATGCGGGAGATTGCGGCGCGCGAGGGATTTCTGCCTGAAGCCACCTGGCTCGTGGCCCATGATCGCCCCTTGACCGTTGCCGAGTATTGCGGGACGATCCAAGGCGTCCGCGATCGAAACGACGTGGGCGCCATCCAGAATCTCGGGGTGACGCCGGAATACCGCGATCATGGCTTTGGTTCGGCGCTGATGCTCCGAGCTTTGGCCGGCTTCCAGGCGGCGGGCTTGAAACGGGCCTACCTGGAAGTGACCGCGCAAAACGAAGGAGCGATCCGGTTATATCGGAGATTGGGATTCTTCAAGGCCCGTACGGTCTACAAGGCTGTCGAGGTGGCCTATAGTTGA
- a CDS encoding pitrilysin family protein, which yields MEFRSHRLANGLEIVAECNPDARTTAVGFFVKTGARDETAEVAGVSHFLEHMVFKGTARRSAADVNREFDELGAHYNAFTSKEHTAYYAAMLPELTERQVDLLADIMRPALRTADFGTEKQVILEAIKMYEDQPPFGADEKCEAAHYGQHPLAQSVLGTIESVGALPVEAMREYFERRYSPGNLALAAAGKVDFGELVRIADERCGAWTPANAERVLLPAGPHAEFRVLHKESSTLEYVLQLSMAPGAMDDDRYAAKILATVLGDDTGSRLYWALVDTGLAESAGVGHYDYQETGLFGTSFNCEADNTASNLQMVRDIFRRAEQDGIAPAEMFQAKNKINSRVVLGSERPRVRLFTVGGNWIQRREYRSVRDDLDAVERVTIADLEEVLRKYPLSVNTTFAVGPLTTLDPPA from the coding sequence ATGGAGTTTCGTAGTCACCGGCTCGCCAACGGATTGGAAATCGTCGCCGAGTGCAATCCCGACGCACGCACCACGGCGGTCGGCTTTTTTGTGAAGACCGGCGCGCGAGATGAAACTGCGGAAGTAGCCGGCGTAAGTCATTTTCTCGAACACATGGTCTTCAAAGGCACCGCCCGCCGCAGCGCCGCCGACGTGAACCGCGAGTTCGACGAGTTAGGCGCGCATTACAACGCGTTCACCAGCAAGGAACACACGGCCTATTACGCCGCGATGCTGCCGGAACTGACCGAGCGGCAGGTGGACCTGCTGGCGGACATCATGCGGCCCGCGTTGCGGACAGCGGATTTCGGCACCGAGAAGCAGGTGATCCTCGAAGCAATCAAGATGTACGAGGACCAGCCGCCGTTCGGCGCCGACGAGAAATGCGAAGCGGCGCATTACGGCCAGCACCCCTTGGCGCAAAGCGTGCTGGGAACGATCGAGTCCGTCGGTGCTTTGCCAGTCGAGGCGATGCGCGAGTACTTTGAGCGACGCTACAGTCCGGGCAATTTAGCGCTAGCCGCTGCCGGCAAGGTGGATTTCGGCGAATTGGTGCGCATTGCCGACGAACGCTGCGGCGCATGGACGCCAGCGAATGCGGAGCGCGTATTACTGCCCGCTGGGCCGCATGCGGAGTTCCGCGTGCTGCACAAGGAATCGTCGACACTGGAGTACGTGTTGCAGCTCTCGATGGCACCGGGCGCCATGGATGACGACCGCTACGCCGCGAAGATTTTGGCGACGGTCCTGGGAGACGACACCGGGAGCCGGCTGTATTGGGCGCTGGTCGATACCGGCCTGGCGGAAAGCGCCGGCGTGGGACACTACGATTACCAAGAAACCGGGCTGTTCGGCACGTCGTTCAATTGCGAGGCGGACAACACCGCCAGCAACTTGCAGATGGTCCGCGACATCTTTCGCCGCGCCGAACAAGACGGCATCGCCCCGGCGGAGATGTTCCAGGCGAAGAACAAGATCAATTCCCGCGTCGTGCTCGGCAGCGAGCGTCCGCGCGTGCGGCTGTTCACGGTGGGCGGAAACTGGATTCAACGCCGCGAGTACCGCTCGGTGCGTGATGACCTCGACGCCGTGGAGCGAGTGACCATCGCCGACTTAGAAGAGGTGCTTCGCAAGTACCCGTTGAGCGTGAATACGACGTTCGCGGTCGGGCCGTTGACGACGTTGGATCCGCCAGCGTGA
- a CDS encoding pitrilysin family protein, whose protein sequence is MKQAIFVHEFPSGLVLLAESMEWLESASLTVRIPAGCNYDPEDRAGLAGMTCEQALRGAGPRDSREFITDLDNLGVERGEGISSSHQSFSAATLAANLAPALEIYADLILRPHLPDDQLEASRNVVLQELQAIEDEPSQKVMQELRRQHYPDPWGRPSQGDEAGVTATTNDDIRAFWNTHCRPDGSIISVAGRFDWPALLDQVTRLFGDWPSRGVEEIVEHPAPRSVTHIPHESNQTQVAIAYASLPYKHPDYFRAWGSVGVLSGGMSARLFTEVREKRGLCYTVYASHHTQRERGDVFCYAGTSAERAQETLDVTLAELIRLKDGVLSEEIDRLKARIKSSLIMQQESSGARASSIARDWYLLGRVRTLDEIETAIDGLTAAGISEYLATQPPRDFTIVTLGQQALEVRDGVS, encoded by the coding sequence GTGAAACAGGCCATCTTCGTCCACGAATTTCCGTCCGGGTTGGTGCTGCTGGCTGAGAGCATGGAATGGCTCGAGTCGGCGTCGCTCACCGTGCGCATCCCGGCTGGTTGCAACTACGACCCCGAAGATCGCGCGGGTCTGGCCGGCATGACCTGCGAGCAGGCCCTCCGCGGCGCCGGCCCCAGGGACAGCCGAGAGTTTATTACCGATCTCGACAACTTGGGCGTCGAGCGGGGCGAAGGGATTTCCTCTTCGCATCAAAGCTTCAGCGCCGCCACGTTGGCGGCAAATTTGGCCCCGGCGCTCGAGATTTACGCCGATTTGATCTTGCGCCCGCATTTGCCGGACGACCAACTCGAGGCGTCGCGCAACGTGGTCTTGCAGGAACTGCAGGCGATCGAGGACGAGCCGAGCCAGAAGGTCATGCAGGAGTTGCGGCGGCAGCATTACCCCGACCCCTGGGGCCGTCCCAGCCAAGGGGACGAAGCCGGCGTCACCGCGACGACCAACGATGACATCCGCGCGTTCTGGAATACGCATTGCCGCCCGGACGGGTCGATCATCTCGGTCGCCGGGCGTTTCGATTGGCCAGCGTTGCTGGATCAAGTTACGCGCTTATTTGGGGATTGGCCTTCGCGTGGCGTGGAGGAGATCGTCGAGCATCCGGCCCCGCGCAGCGTCACGCACATCCCGCACGAATCGAATCAAACGCAAGTGGCGATCGCGTACGCCAGCCTGCCGTACAAACATCCGGATTACTTCCGCGCCTGGGGCTCCGTCGGCGTACTCAGCGGTGGCATGAGCGCGCGATTGTTTACCGAGGTCCGAGAGAAGCGCGGGCTCTGCTATACCGTGTACGCCTCGCACCACACGCAGCGCGAGCGCGGCGACGTCTTTTGCTACGCGGGCACCAGCGCCGAGCGAGCGCAAGAAACATTGGACGTCACGCTGGCGGAGTTGATTCGCCTCAAGGACGGCGTGCTGTCCGAGGAGATTGATCGGCTCAAGGCGCGGATCAAGAGCTCTTTGATTATGCAGCAGGAATCGAGCGGCGCCCGGGCGTCGTCGATCGCGCGCGATTGGTATTTGCTAGGACGCGTGCGGACGCTGGACGAAATCGAAACGGCGATCGACGGGCTGACAGCGGCCGGCATCAGCGAGTATCTCGCCACGCAGCCGCCGCGTGATTTTACGATTGTCACGCTGGGACAGCAGGCGCTGGAGGTCCGCGATGGAGTTTCGTAG